The nucleotide sequence GGTGGCTCCAGACGAGGTCACATCAACATCACTCCAATTTCTAGGTCCCTTGAAAGCCTCTATAACAGAGTCAGAAGTCTCTATGCTTATGCCATAAATACTTGCAGTACTACTTTCTGCATTCCTAACACGCACAAGAAGAAGATCCCTGAGCTGCTTGGCAGCGACCTTCACATCCGTACCGCCATCAATGCTATCAACACCGGATATCTTACCCTTCCCAACAACGAACATACCCTCAGCACTCGCATCAGAATATCTTACCTTTACAGTGTATGAACCTGGGACAATTTGTTTACCGACAAGTTTGAAATTGTAGCTAAAACTACCATCATTACCAACAGACAGAGAATCTGAAGTAACAACTACATTATCTGGATTCAAGATCTGTATCATTACAGAAATACCTTCAATCTGTGCACTTACGCTTCCGCGTACAACTACGGTATCACCATCATTGTATGTAGAACTATCTACTTTGACCGTAAGTTCGACAGGTGCTTTCTGTCCCGGCGCTAGCACCGTAACACTCCCAATCATCCATGGGTGTAGTGAACACAGATATGCATACGTTCCAGCCTTATCGAAAGTAAATCTGTAAACTTCATCTAGTCTCATTATCCCAGAGTCGAAATCCAACCCCCAACACTGTCCAACACAAGTTGGAGTACCACTAGTTACTGTATGAGGGGCGTCGTCAAAATTCTTCC is from Nitrososphaerales archaeon and encodes:
- a CDS encoding plastocyanin/azurin family copper-binding protein, whose protein sequence is MLKIVALLAILLVPYALIAINAQEFSVEIAEGSKKVDNGKFYVPARITVPVGSTVVWKNFDDAPHTVTSGTPTCVGQCWGLDFDSGIMRLDEVYRFTFDKAGTYAYLCSLHPWMIGSVTVLAPGQKAPVELTVKVDSSTYNDGDTVVVRGSVSAQIEGISVMIQILNPDNVVVTSDSLSVGNDGSFSYNFKLVGKQIVPGSYTVKVRYSDASAEGMFVVGKGKISGVDSIDGGTDVKVAAKQLRDLLLVRVRNAESSTASIYGISIETSDSVIEAFKGPRNWSDVDVTSSGATASAENEPLNPGGTAVFKLKVTGDDFVINWTAFDSKHNPVDQGEVKPIRR